From a single Candidatus Marinimicrobia bacterium CG08_land_8_20_14_0_20_45_22 genomic region:
- a CDS encoding RNA-binding protein, producing MQGSKLYVGNLKYSITNESLESIFAKYGEVKSVNIIEGKGFGFVEMGTPEEAEKAKEGLNGQEFDGRTLRIDEARPPKPRTKREFSNN from the coding sequence ATGCAAGGTAGCAAACTTTATGTAGGAAATTTGAAGTATTCCATAACCAACGAATCGTTGGAATCAATTTTCGCCAAATATGGTGAAGTCAAAAGTGTGAATATTATTGAAGGCAAAGGCTTCGGATTTGTCGAAATGGGCACACCCGAAGAAGCCGAAAAGGCCAAAGAAGGATTAAACGGACAGGAATTTGACGGTCGCACATTGCGCATCGACGAAGCTCGTCCGCCCAAACCGAGAACCAAAAGAGAATTCTCTAATAACTAA